From a region of the Agromyces ramosus genome:
- the purM gene encoding phosphoribosylformylglycinamidine cyclo-ligase → MTSNSSYAAAGVDTQAGDLAVELMKEAVAKTHGPNVLGGVGGFAGLFDLAFAKQYTRPLLATSTDGVGTKIAIAQALDKHDTIGQDLVGMVVDDIVVVGAKPLFMTDYIACGKVVPDRIATIVTGIARACAETGTALVGGETAEHPGLMGVDDYDVAGAAVGVVEADRLLGAERVADGDAVIAIASSGLHSNGFSLVRHILSSAGIAYADASAELGTSWGEALLEPTRLYSGPLVELLAGPHGGAVHSLSHVTGGGIAANLARVLPRGSWVELDRATWSPAPVFRVLNELAGTTLESTEGTWNLGIGFFAVVAAGAAASVVEALDALGLPAWQLGTIAIGDRDLSGFEQGAKGVDGGAVRLVGGYAA, encoded by the coding sequence GTGACCTCGAACTCGTCCTACGCCGCTGCCGGAGTCGATACGCAGGCCGGCGATCTCGCCGTCGAGCTCATGAAGGAGGCGGTCGCCAAGACGCACGGGCCGAACGTGCTCGGCGGCGTCGGCGGCTTCGCCGGCCTCTTCGACCTCGCGTTCGCGAAGCAGTACACGCGGCCCCTGCTCGCGACCTCTACCGATGGCGTCGGCACGAAGATCGCCATCGCGCAGGCGCTCGACAAGCACGACACCATCGGTCAAGACCTCGTGGGCATGGTCGTCGACGACATCGTGGTCGTCGGCGCGAAGCCGCTCTTCATGACCGACTACATCGCGTGCGGCAAGGTCGTGCCCGACCGCATCGCCACGATCGTCACGGGCATCGCGCGCGCGTGCGCCGAGACGGGCACGGCGCTCGTCGGGGGCGAGACGGCCGAGCACCCGGGCCTCATGGGCGTCGACGACTACGACGTCGCCGGCGCCGCGGTGGGGGTCGTCGAGGCCGACCGGCTCCTCGGCGCCGAGCGGGTCGCCGACGGCGACGCGGTCATCGCCATCGCCTCGAGCGGGCTGCACTCCAACGGGTTCTCGCTCGTGCGCCACATCCTGAGCAGTGCCGGCATCGCATACGCCGATGCCTCCGCCGAGCTCGGCACGTCGTGGGGTGAGGCGCTGCTCGAGCCCACGCGGCTCTACTCAGGCCCGCTCGTCGAGCTGCTCGCCGGCCCGCACGGCGGCGCCGTGCACTCGCTCTCGCACGTCACGGGCGGCGGCATCGCCGCGAACCTCGCACGAGTGCTGCCCCGCGGCTCGTGGGTCGAGCTCGACCGCGCCACGTGGTCGCCGGCTCCGGTCTTCCGCGTGCTCAACGAGCTCGCGGGCACCACGCTCGAGTCGACCGAGGGCACGTGGAACCTCGGCATCGGCTTCTTCGCGGTCGTCGCTGCCGGTGCCGCGGCATCGGTCGTCGAGGCACTCGACGCGCTCGGGCTCCCCGCGTGGCAGCTCGGCACGATCGCGATCGGCGACCGCGATCTCTCGGGCTTCGAGCAGGGCGCCAAGGGGGTCGACGGCGGCGCCGTGCGCCTCGTCGGCGGCTACGCGGCCTGA
- a CDS encoding zinc-binding alcohol dehydrogenase, whose amino-acid sequence MQPGGTPSWVIRENASRPVLLALYLREVLSIASPVELPRLRDVGPVGVRLEIDQHDLLERQWRAWWAMTVEPEVHPSPVPLELVEAYGTDVALPVGEADVLAAAIVPHAEAARAWADWAHEGYRTASAARRGDSYRAYAGTIAEHEREVGRRAHSFELNVEVVPFTSPGVWWIGAMTVAVTDVLRSDASAFDDAIHPIIAELA is encoded by the coding sequence ATGCAGCCGGGGGGTACGCCGTCGTGGGTGATCCGTGAGAATGCGAGTCGCCCGGTTCTGCTCGCCCTCTACCTTCGCGAGGTGCTGAGCATCGCCTCCCCCGTCGAGCTGCCGCGCCTGCGCGATGTCGGCCCGGTGGGCGTGCGGCTCGAGATCGACCAGCACGACCTGCTCGAGCGGCAGTGGCGGGCGTGGTGGGCGATGACCGTCGAGCCCGAGGTGCACCCGTCGCCGGTTCCACTCGAACTCGTCGAGGCGTACGGCACCGACGTGGCCCTGCCCGTCGGCGAGGCCGATGTGCTCGCCGCGGCGATCGTGCCGCACGCCGAAGCCGCACGGGCATGGGCCGATTGGGCGCATGAGGGCTACCGCACGGCGTCGGCCGCACGCCGCGGCGACTCCTACCGCGCCTACGCGGGCACGATCGCCGAGCACGAGCGCGAGGTTGGACGGCGCGCCCACTCCTTCGAGTTGAACGTCGAGGTCGTGCCGTTCACGAGTCCCGGCGTCTGGTGGATCGGGGCGATGACCGTCGCCGTCACCGACGTGCTGCGTTCGGATGCCTCGGCGTTCGACGACGCCATCCACCCGATCATCGCCGAGCTCGCGTAG
- a CDS encoding hotdog fold thioesterase: MSIWFGEPSLEWANSRDDTMIRAIGIEMTEVTDGSLKGRMPVDHRTRQPGGVLHGGASVAFAETLASWGASFTVDPATNYCVGMEINANHVRPVADGWVYGEAKPLTRGRTTQVWEIMITDAAGKLVCVSRCTMAVLAKPSEY, translated from the coding sequence ATGAGCATCTGGTTCGGCGAGCCCTCACTGGAGTGGGCGAACTCACGTGACGACACGATGATCCGTGCGATCGGCATCGAGATGACCGAGGTCACCGACGGTTCGCTGAAGGGCCGCATGCCCGTCGACCACCGCACCCGCCAGCCCGGCGGGGTGCTGCACGGCGGGGCATCCGTCGCCTTCGCCGAGACGCTCGCGAGCTGGGGCGCGAGCTTCACGGTCGATCCCGCCACGAACTACTGCGTCGGCATGGAGATCAACGCGAACCACGTGCGGCCGGTGGCCGACGGGTGGGTCTACGGCGAGGCGAAGCCGCTCACGCGCGGGCGCACCACGCAGGTGTGGGAGATCATGATCACGGATGCCGCGGGCAAGCTCGTGTGCGTCTCGCGGTGCACGATGGCCGTGCTCGCGAAGCCGTCGGAGTACTGA
- a CDS encoding glycoside hydrolase family 31 protein, with product MIRHRPFGSGHPYSVDTEQREPVDPVAGESLTIGARATPDLVDVEAELVVVAPSGERETRRMPLARVARTSRGQAIDGGHLASAQARLARVAGGWALTIDAPAAGSRLRYRLAGRTAEGATQRTRWFETSAFGWQPAPDETVASTGTRRIVPGSVTVLTDDERVRRVRFALPLAPDEHVTGFGERFDALDHRGSELDSVVFEQYKSQGAERKTYLPMPFAHVVGGGGWGFHVRTSRRAWFDLGASDPDTMLVEVETDAAAGEPAVTTAFYDGTPTEVLDAFLGRAGRPEQLPDWVFRLWASGNEWNTQAEVMRQMDLHREHDVPVGSVVIEAWSDESTFTAFRDARYAVSEDGSPHRLADFEFPEDGAWPDPKGMVDELHARDIRVHLWQIPLMKLRPHPEGQAQADARAAVREGVLIREPDARGALRPYRNRGWWFPLSFMPDLTDERAATWWTEKRRYLVDEVGIDGFKTDGGEHAWGRELEYLDGTRGDEANNRFPVAYAKAYGDLLRSSGKAPVTFSRAGFTGSQAHGAFWAGDENSTWDAFRWSMFAGLSAAASGILYWGWDLAGFSGALPDAELYLRATAASTFVPIMQYHSEFNHHRTPSRDRTPWNIAEQTGDERVLEVFRRFAQLRERLVPYLAAEAAESIRTSSPLMRPVYFDHPSLATAWTHPLQWMLGRDLFVSPVLAEGEAAHEVALPPGAWRDAWTGEAIEGPAVVRREVPIDRAPVYVRAEAWDDFAGVFTD from the coding sequence GTGATCCGCCATCGGCCGTTCGGCTCGGGTCACCCGTATTCGGTCGACACCGAGCAGCGCGAGCCGGTCGACCCGGTCGCCGGCGAGTCACTGACGATCGGCGCCCGCGCCACACCCGACCTCGTCGACGTCGAGGCCGAGCTCGTCGTCGTCGCGCCGAGCGGTGAGCGCGAGACCCGGCGGATGCCCCTCGCCCGCGTCGCCCGCACCTCACGCGGCCAGGCTATCGACGGCGGACATCTCGCGTCGGCTCAGGCGCGGCTCGCACGCGTCGCAGGCGGCTGGGCGCTCACGATCGACGCCCCTGCAGCGGGCAGCCGCCTCCGCTACCGGCTCGCCGGGCGCACGGCCGAGGGTGCAACGCAGCGCACCCGCTGGTTCGAGACGAGTGCTTTCGGCTGGCAGCCCGCGCCTGACGAGACGGTCGCGTCGACCGGCACCCGCCGCATCGTGCCCGGCAGCGTCACCGTGCTCACCGACGACGAGCGCGTGCGCCGCGTGCGGTTCGCGCTCCCACTCGCGCCGGACGAGCACGTCACCGGATTCGGCGAGCGGTTCGACGCCCTCGACCACCGCGGCAGCGAGCTCGACTCGGTCGTGTTCGAGCAGTACAAGAGCCAGGGCGCCGAGCGCAAGACCTACCTGCCGATGCCGTTCGCGCACGTCGTCGGCGGCGGCGGCTGGGGCTTCCACGTGCGCACCTCGCGTCGGGCCTGGTTCGACCTCGGCGCGAGCGACCCCGACACGATGCTCGTCGAGGTCGAGACGGATGCCGCGGCCGGCGAGCCCGCCGTCACGACCGCGTTCTACGACGGAACGCCCACCGAGGTGCTCGACGCGTTCCTCGGCCGGGCCGGCCGCCCCGAGCAGCTGCCCGACTGGGTGTTCCGGCTCTGGGCGAGCGGCAACGAGTGGAACACGCAGGCCGAGGTCATGCGCCAGATGGACCTGCACCGCGAGCACGACGTGCCGGTCGGCTCGGTCGTGATCGAGGCGTGGAGCGACGAGAGCACCTTCACCGCGTTCCGCGATGCCCGCTACGCCGTGTCCGAAGACGGGTCGCCGCATCGGCTCGCCGACTTCGAGTTCCCCGAAGACGGCGCGTGGCCCGACCCGAAGGGCATGGTCGACGAACTGCACGCCCGAGACATCCGGGTGCACCTCTGGCAGATCCCGCTCATGAAGCTGCGCCCGCATCCCGAGGGCCAGGCGCAGGCCGACGCCCGCGCCGCCGTTCGCGAGGGCGTCCTCATCCGGGAGCCCGACGCCCGCGGCGCGCTGCGCCCGTACCGCAACCGCGGCTGGTGGTTCCCGCTCTCGTTCATGCCCGACCTGACCGACGAGCGCGCCGCGACGTGGTGGACCGAGAAGCGGCGGTACCTCGTCGACGAGGTCGGCATCGACGGCTTCAAGACCGACGGCGGCGAGCACGCGTGGGGCCGCGAGCTCGAGTACCTCGACGGCACGCGCGGCGACGAGGCGAACAACCGCTTCCCGGTCGCCTACGCGAAGGCGTACGGCGACCTGCTCCGCTCCTCGGGCAAGGCGCCCGTCACGTTCAGCCGGGCCGGGTTCACCGGTTCGCAGGCGCACGGCGCGTTCTGGGCCGGCGACGAGAACTCGACGTGGGACGCATTCCGCTGGTCGATGTTCGCAGGGCTCTCGGCGGCGGCGAGCGGCATCCTCTACTGGGGCTGGGACCTCGCGGGATTCTCCGGCGCCCTGCCCGACGCCGAGCTCTACCTCCGTGCGACCGCCGCTTCGACGTTCGTGCCGATCATGCAGTACCACTCGGAGTTCAACCACCACCGCACGCCCTCGCGCGACCGCACGCCGTGGAACATCGCCGAGCAGACCGGCGATGAGCGGGTGCTCGAGGTGTTCCGCCGCTTCGCGCAGCTGCGGGAGCGGCTCGTGCCCTACCTCGCCGCCGAGGCCGCCGAGAGCATCCGCACCTCGTCGCCCCTCATGCGACCGGTGTACTTCGATCACCCGTCGCTCGCGACGGCATGGACGCACCCGCTGCAGTGGATGCTCGGACGCGACCTCTTCGTCTCACCCGTGCTCGCCGAGGGGGAGGCCGCACATGAGGTCGCCCTGCCGCCCGGCGCCTGGCGCGACGCCTGGACCGGCGAGGCGATCGAAGGGCCTGCGGTAGTGCGGCGCGAGGTGCCGATCGACCGTGCGCCGGTCTACGTGCGAGCCGAGGCGTGGGACGACTTCGCGGGGGTGTTCACCGACTGA
- a CDS encoding glycoside hydrolase family 15 protein, giving the protein MTLPKTDRARPSAATAAIAEWSADLIASLQDAGGAYPASPTFSAYAGYSWFRDGAFIADGMSSYGRIDSAERFFDWCAAVLDARAAEVTAIVEAARAGEPVADAAMLPTRFTFDGRAGDDEWWDFQLDGYGTWLWAAGQHVRRHGTDASRWANAIALSVDYLCASWRRPCFDWWEEHATHVHVSTLGCIAAGLREAVALGVLDAGRAAAAAEAEAEISRMLHADGVVDRHLSKWIGSSAVDASLASVVGLLDVVPAGSDLGLATIAAIEHELTVDGGVHRYREDTFYGGGRWPLLSCMLGLAQLRAGDVDRARELLDWAVATASDDGALPEQVGGHLLAPDRVDEWVERWGPVAQPLLWSHAMVMRLAVELGGAASVDSEAHA; this is encoded by the coding sequence ATGACCCTGCCGAAGACCGACCGAGCGCGACCGAGTGCCGCGACCGCCGCGATCGCCGAATGGAGCGCCGACCTCATCGCCTCGCTCCAGGACGCGGGCGGCGCCTACCCGGCGAGTCCCACCTTCTCTGCCTATGCCGGCTACAGCTGGTTCCGCGACGGCGCCTTCATCGCCGACGGCATGTCGAGCTACGGCCGGATCGACTCGGCGGAGCGATTCTTCGACTGGTGCGCCGCCGTGCTCGACGCGCGCGCCGCCGAGGTGACGGCGATCGTCGAGGCGGCTCGCGCGGGCGAGCCCGTCGCCGATGCCGCCATGCTGCCCACCCGCTTCACGTTCGACGGCCGCGCCGGCGACGACGAGTGGTGGGACTTCCAGCTCGACGGCTACGGCACCTGGCTCTGGGCCGCGGGCCAGCACGTGCGCCGGCACGGCACGGATGCTTCGCGCTGGGCGAACGCGATCGCCCTCAGCGTCGACTACCTGTGCGCCTCGTGGCGGCGTCCGTGCTTCGACTGGTGGGAGGAGCATGCGACGCACGTGCACGTCTCCACGCTCGGATGCATCGCCGCCGGACTCCGCGAGGCCGTCGCGCTCGGCGTGCTCGATGCCGGGCGCGCAGCGGCCGCCGCCGAGGCGGAGGCGGAGATCAGCAGGATGCTGCACGCCGACGGCGTCGTCGACCGACACCTCTCGAAGTGGATCGGCTCGTCCGCCGTCGATGCGAGCCTCGCATCGGTCGTCGGCCTGCTCGATGTCGTCCCTGCCGGGTCCGACCTCGGTCTCGCGACGATCGCGGCGATCGAGCACGAGCTCACGGTCGACGGGGGCGTGCACCGCTACCGCGAGGACACCTTCTACGGCGGTGGCCGGTGGCCGCTCCTCTCCTGCATGCTCGGGCTTGCGCAGCTCCGCGCGGGCGACGTCGACCGCGCGCGTGAACTGCTCGACTGGGCGGTGGCCACCGCGAGCGACGACGGCGCGCTGCCCGAGCAGGTCGGCGGGCACCTCCTCGCGCCCGACCGCGTCGACGAGTGGGTCGAGCGCTGGGGGCCGGTGGCGCAGCCGCTGCTCTGGAGCCACGCGATGGTCATGCGCCTCGCGGTCGAACTCGGTGGCGCGGCATCCGTCGACTCGGAGGCCCACGCGTGA
- a CDS encoding ABC transporter substrate-binding protein codes for MRTTALATVGLAAAAALALSGCAAGGGDESGDVTITYTNFISNDGNEENLQKIVDAFEEENPDITVDVTTLPYADYSTALQTDLAAGTVSDVFDIEYANYAQYQANGVLAELPVEDPDAYRQSVLDAYQTDGAQYALPSSFSTVVLFYNSDLFDAAGLEYPTTDWTWADEQAAAETLTDQAAGVWGDHQPVSFYEYYKVLAQNGGEFLDESGTKTAFNSPEGVEAAEWLVGKSGTVMPTIEEGQGTPDFDTKLFTDGKLGMLHTGIWMFGAFAELPFGWDIAVEPGNTEQASALFSNAVGVSAESDHVEAATKFAEFLTSSDVMVQARLDSGWELPATSDEAELSGYLDQGDPANRQAVFDSLEHVALPPVVAEGQQEMQDIMTEELVEAQSGRKSVEDALASAEERINAAIGG; via the coding sequence ATGAGGACCACAGCACTCGCGACCGTCGGCCTCGCGGCCGCGGCCGCACTCGCCCTGAGCGGCTGCGCCGCGGGCGGCGGCGACGAATCCGGCGACGTCACCATCACGTACACGAACTTCATCTCGAACGACGGCAACGAGGAGAACCTCCAGAAGATCGTCGACGCGTTCGAGGAGGAGAACCCCGACATCACGGTCGACGTCACGACGTTGCCGTATGCCGACTACAGCACCGCGCTGCAGACCGATCTGGCCGCCGGCACCGTCTCCGACGTGTTCGACATCGAATACGCGAACTACGCCCAGTACCAGGCGAACGGCGTGCTCGCCGAGTTGCCCGTTGAAGATCCCGACGCCTATCGCCAGAGCGTGCTCGACGCGTACCAGACCGACGGCGCGCAGTACGCGCTGCCGAGCTCGTTCTCGACCGTCGTGCTGTTCTACAACAGCGACCTCTTCGACGCGGCGGGTCTCGAGTACCCGACCACCGACTGGACCTGGGCCGACGAGCAGGCCGCGGCCGAGACGCTCACCGATCAGGCCGCGGGCGTCTGGGGCGACCACCAGCCGGTGAGCTTCTACGAGTACTACAAGGTGCTCGCACAGAACGGCGGCGAGTTCCTCGACGAGTCGGGCACGAAGACGGCGTTCAACTCCCCCGAGGGCGTCGAGGCCGCCGAGTGGCTCGTCGGCAAGAGCGGCACCGTGATGCCGACGATCGAGGAGGGGCAGGGCACGCCCGACTTCGACACGAAGCTCTTCACCGACGGCAAGCTCGGCATGCTGCACACCGGCATCTGGATGTTCGGCGCCTTCGCCGAGCTGCCCTTCGGCTGGGACATCGCGGTCGAGCCGGGCAACACGGAGCAGGCCAGCGCGCTCTTCTCGAACGCCGTCGGCGTCTCTGCCGAGTCCGACCACGTCGAGGCCGCCACGAAGTTCGCCGAGTTCCTCACCTCGAGTGACGTCATGGTGCAGGCCCGGCTCGATTCCGGATGGGAGCTCCCGGCGACCTCCGACGAGGCCGAGCTCTCGGGCTACCTCGACCAAGGCGACCCGGCCAACCGCCAGGCGGTGTTCGACTCGCTCGAGCACGTGGCGCTGCCGCCCGTCGTGGCCGAAGGCCAGCAGGAGATGCAGGACATCATGACCGAGGAGCTCGTCGAGGCGCAGTCGGGACGCAAGTCCGTCGAGGACGCCCTCGCGTCCGCCGAGGAGCGCATCAACGCCGCCATCGGCGGCTGA
- a CDS encoding carbohydrate ABC transporter permease — translation MAETTTLRADRPRVAPARTAAARTAAARAAMGRSVLLHTVMVIGALAMFFPFYWTLVTSLSPGAGLSSTPSLVPANPSLDAYVQLFQQVPFARVVGNSMLLAVITTLVQLLTSATAAYAFSRLPFPGRTVVFGVYLATMMIPLQVLVVPLFAELKAFGLVDTYLGALLPTFAAAFGIFLLRQAMNQVPVELDEAAALDGAGHFRIFWTVILPNIRPALATLAVFAFMGSWNSFLWPLVVLRSPELQTLPVALAGLQGQFTTQWDIVMAGSVISILPMLAIYLFAQKYVIQGVANAGLK, via the coding sequence ATGGCTGAGACGACGACGCTCAGAGCCGACCGGCCGCGCGTCGCCCCGGCGCGCACCGCTGCGGCGCGCACCGCTGCGGCGCGCGCGGCGATGGGCCGCAGCGTGCTGCTGCACACCGTCATGGTGATCGGCGCCCTCGCGATGTTCTTCCCGTTCTACTGGACGCTCGTGACCTCGCTGAGTCCGGGGGCCGGGCTCAGCTCGACCCCATCGCTCGTGCCGGCCAACCCCTCACTCGACGCCTACGTGCAGCTCTTCCAGCAGGTGCCGTTCGCCCGGGTCGTCGGCAACAGCATGCTGCTCGCCGTCATCACGACCCTCGTGCAACTGCTCACGAGCGCGACGGCCGCCTACGCCTTCAGCCGCCTCCCGTTCCCGGGTCGCACCGTCGTGTTCGGCGTGTACCTCGCGACGATGATGATTCCGCTGCAGGTGCTCGTGGTGCCGTTGTTCGCCGAGCTGAAGGCATTCGGGCTCGTCGACACCTACCTCGGGGCGCTGCTGCCGACGTTCGCGGCCGCCTTCGGCATCTTCCTGCTGCGGCAGGCGATGAACCAGGTGCCGGTCGAGCTCGATGAAGCGGCCGCACTCGACGGCGCCGGGCACTTCCGGATCTTCTGGACGGTGATCCTGCCGAACATCCGGCCCGCGCTCGCGACTCTCGCGGTGTTCGCGTTCATGGGGAGCTGGAACAGCTTCCTCTGGCCGCTCGTCGTGTTGCGCTCACCGGAGCTGCAGACCCTGCCGGTCGCGCTCGCCGGACTGCAGGGCCAGTTCACGACGCAGTGGGACATCGTGATGGCGGGCTCAGTCATCAGCATCCTGCCGATGCTCGCCATCTACCTCTTCGCGCAGAAGTACGTCATCCAGGGCGTCGCCAATGCCGGCCTGAAATGA
- a CDS encoding carbohydrate ABC transporter permease translates to MTALVGDVAAEVGGKLPRSVIGVAPEHPRPRRSARAKRRYALTVLAFMLPSAIPLVLFVLGPMVAAAWISLTEWNLLSPAKWVGLDNYATLLTDPETAHVFLHTVYYIVGYLPLVYIGGLAIAIALNTALRGRTLLRGVYFLPVITSWIVVALVWRWLLNPSNGVVNTVLGFFGIAGPGWWSDPAWAMPSIILASAWKDLGFVMVILLAGLQAIDPGLVDAARVDGAGWWRRLFSITLPLLSPATFFVIVISLINGFQVFDQVYAMTGGGPGGATQVVVQQIYDLTFRYGKAGEASALSWLLFIVILAVTVVQIRGQRKWVNYG, encoded by the coding sequence ATGACCGCGCTCGTCGGCGACGTCGCCGCCGAAGTCGGCGGGAAACTGCCGCGAAGCGTCATCGGGGTCGCGCCCGAGCATCCGCGCCCCCGCCGTTCGGCTCGTGCCAAGCGGCGCTATGCGCTGACCGTGCTCGCCTTCATGCTGCCGAGCGCCATCCCGCTCGTGCTCTTCGTGCTCGGCCCGATGGTCGCGGCCGCGTGGATCAGCCTCACCGAGTGGAACCTGCTCTCCCCCGCGAAATGGGTGGGGCTCGACAACTACGCCACGTTGCTCACCGACCCCGAGACGGCCCACGTGTTCCTGCACACGGTGTACTACATCGTCGGCTACTTGCCCCTCGTCTACATCGGCGGGCTCGCGATCGCGATCGCCCTGAACACCGCCCTGCGCGGCCGCACGCTGCTGCGCGGTGTCTACTTCCTGCCCGTCATCACGAGCTGGATCGTCGTCGCCCTCGTGTGGCGGTGGCTCCTCAACCCCAGCAACGGCGTGGTGAACACCGTGCTCGGGTTCTTCGGCATCGCCGGCCCCGGCTGGTGGTCCGACCCGGCCTGGGCGATGCCGTCGATCATCCTCGCGTCGGCCTGGAAGGATCTCGGCTTCGTCATGGTGATCCTGCTCGCCGGCCTCCAGGCGATCGACCCCGGACTGGTGGACGCGGCTCGCGTCGACGGCGCGGGCTGGTGGCGCCGGCTCTTCTCCATCACCCTGCCGCTGTTGTCGCCCGCCACGTTCTTCGTCATCGTGATCTCGCTCATCAACGGATTCCAGGTGTTCGACCAGGTCTACGCGATGACCGGAGGAGGGCCGGGCGGCGCGACGCAGGTGGTCGTGCAGCAGATCTACGACCTCACCTTCCGGTACGGCAAGGCCGGCGAGGCATCCGCCCTCTCGTGGCTGCTCTTCATCGTCATCCTCGCGGTCACGGTCGTGCAGATCCGCGGACAGCGCAAGTGGGTCAACTATGGCTGA
- a CDS encoding ROK family transcriptional regulator: MAIRPTIRTDLNRSAILAQLGANGPASRAELARVLAVSPALMTQLVKDLIADGLVIELEQAPSSGGRPARMLGLATSSGRAIGVKVVADHVAFVEVGIDGRVLRSASEPFDASSSTYLAELIARISDFIADGTGATLLGVGVGVPGTVDLPGDGIVDAPQLGWTGVELGRALRRALDLPVIVENNVNALAVAERLFGLGRAHDNFLVVTIGTGVGAGIVVDGSVLRAASGGAGEIGHIPISDDGPRCSCGNDGCLEAHIGEAALVARGRELGVIAARGVITELHAAAESGDERAIGIFRDAGRLLGRTLAGVVHTIDPALVVVLGEGTLSWRHWSHGFEPAFRAHLLRHRRSLPVEVETWQDESWAQGAAALVLATPFDSAGASGDQGRLIRARLVEQAGRS; encoded by the coding sequence ATGGCGATCCGCCCCACCATCCGCACCGACCTCAATCGGTCGGCGATCCTCGCGCAACTCGGCGCGAACGGGCCCGCTTCCCGCGCCGAACTCGCGCGCGTGCTCGCCGTCTCCCCGGCACTGATGACGCAGCTCGTGAAGGACCTGATCGCCGACGGGCTCGTCATCGAACTCGAGCAGGCGCCCTCGAGCGGCGGCCGGCCGGCGCGGATGCTCGGACTCGCGACCTCCTCGGGCCGCGCCATCGGCGTCAAGGTCGTCGCCGACCATGTCGCCTTCGTCGAGGTCGGCATCGACGGACGCGTGCTGCGCTCCGCGAGCGAGCCCTTCGACGCGTCGTCGAGCACCTACCTCGCCGAGCTCATCGCGCGCATCAGCGACTTCATCGCCGACGGCACGGGCGCGACCCTCCTGGGCGTCGGGGTGGGCGTGCCCGGCACCGTCGACCTGCCGGGCGACGGCATCGTCGACGCCCCGCAGCTCGGCTGGACGGGCGTCGAGCTCGGCCGCGCACTGCGACGCGCCCTCGACCTGCCGGTGATCGTCGAGAACAACGTCAACGCGCTCGCGGTCGCCGAGCGGCTGTTCGGGCTCGGCCGTGCGCACGACAACTTCCTCGTCGTCACGATCGGCACGGGCGTGGGCGCCGGCATCGTCGTCGACGGCAGCGTGCTGCGAGCTGCCTCGGGCGGCGCCGGCGAGATCGGCCACATCCCGATCAGCGACGACGGCCCGCGATGCAGCTGCGGCAATGACGGATGCCTCGAGGCGCACATCGGCGAAGCCGCCCTCGTCGCCCGGGGACGCGAACTCGGGGTCATCGCCGCACGCGGGGTCATCACGGAGCTGCACGCCGCGGCCGAGTCCGGCGACGAGCGCGCGATCGGCATCTTCCGCGATGCCGGACGGCTGCTCGGCCGCACGCTCGCGGGGGTGGTCCACACGATCGATCCCGCCCTCGTCGTGGTGCTCGGCGAGGGCACGCTGTCGTGGCGGCACTGGTCGCACGGGTTCGAGCCGGCCTTCCGCGCGCATCTCCTCCGCCACCGGCGGAGCCTCCCGGTCGAGGTCGAGACATGGCAGGACGAGAGCTGGGCGCAGGGTGCCGCCGCGCTCGTGCTCGCGACGCCGTTCGATTCGGCCGGGGCATCCGGTGACCAGGGCCGGCTGATCCGCGCCCGGCTCGTCGAGCAGGCGGGTCGATCATGA
- a CDS encoding TetR/AcrR family transcriptional regulator yields the protein MTVTRAPRSDAVRNRDAILDAAIECLSEDPTASMADIAKAAGVGRVTVYGHFSSRELLLESVLIRTIDRSEADLAGIDLDGDPVAALERLVRRSWRIVETFHRLLGAAEESLSNDRILAHHAEPMARVQGLIARGQRDGAMRRDLRAEWLSACFTAVLHAAAGELRGGRLTEAEADRVVVATVISLVADRTS from the coding sequence ATGACCGTCACCCGAGCACCTCGAAGCGATGCGGTGCGCAACCGCGACGCGATCCTCGACGCGGCGATCGAGTGCCTCTCAGAGGACCCGACCGCGAGCATGGCCGACATCGCGAAGGCGGCCGGGGTCGGTCGGGTCACGGTCTACGGGCACTTCTCGTCCCGCGAGCTGCTGCTCGAGTCCGTGCTGATCCGCACGATCGACCGCTCGGAGGCCGACCTCGCCGGAATCGACCTCGATGGCGATCCGGTCGCCGCCCTCGAGCGGCTCGTCCGCAGGTCGTGGCGCATCGTCGAAACCTTCCACCGCCTGCTCGGCGCCGCAGAGGAGTCGCTCTCGAACGACCGGATCCTGGCCCACCACGCGGAACCGATGGCCCGCGTGCAGGGGCTCATCGCGCGGGGTCAGCGTGACGGCGCCATGCGACGCGACCTCAGAGCCGAATGGCTGAGCGCCTGTTTTACCGCCGTGCTGCACGCTGCGGCGGGCGAACTGCGCGGAGGCCGCCTCACCGAAGCCGAGGCCGACCGCGTGGTCGTCGCCACCGTGATCTCCCTGGTCGCCGACCGAACGTCCTGA